One Panicum virgatum strain AP13 chromosome 9K, P.virgatum_v5, whole genome shotgun sequence genomic region harbors:
- the LOC120651033 gene encoding BTB/POZ and MATH domain-containing protein 1-like — MSPTTGEPLRSGSSIVANTTAGYHILKIDSYSFTKGTPTGHYLESHPFTLGGHRWLIRYYPNGNTSEFKDYISIYLRLEAIVNKEVKAKYQLRLGDKLGQQALRLEEVTTFASTKGLGLPKFVKREELEKSTDLKGDSFTVRCDIVVVNEFRTEEEKAVDAAPRFVSVPPSSLHQHLGDLLLTKKGADVVFDVGGQTFAAHRCVLAARSPAFSAELFGAMKESNTAGVIHVDDMEAQVFKALLYFVYTDSLPRTKNTEEEDEEEDVMSQHLLIAADRYNLDRLELLCEDKLCKYIDVDTVATILTLAEQHHCEGLKKACFYFLNTPANLRIAMATDGFKHLSRSCPTIMEELITKLIT; from the exons ATGTCGCCCACCACCGGCGAGCCGTTGCGTTCCGGCTCCTCCATTGTCGCCAACACCACGGCGGGATACCACATTCTCAAGATCGACAGCTACTCGTTCACCAAGGGGACCCCTACCGGCCACTACCTCGAGTCCCACCCTTTCACCCTGGGCGGCCACCGCTGGCTTATCCGCTACTACCCCAACGGAAACACCTCCGAGTTCAAAGATTACATCTCGATTTACCTTCGCCTCGAAGCAATTGTCAACAAGGAGGTGAAGGCAAAGTACCAGTTGCGCCTTGGGGACAAGCTGGGGCAGCAGGCCTTGAGGCTGGAAGAAGTGACCACCTTCGCAAGCACCAAAGGTTTGGGATTGCCCAAGTTCGTCAAAAGAGAAGAGCTGGAGAAATCCACAGATCTCAAGGGCGATTCCTTCACGGTTCGGTGTGACATCGTCGTCGTCAACGAGTTCCGCACCGAGGAAGAGAAGGCCGTGGACGCGGCTCCAAGGTTCGTCTCCGTGCCCCCATCCAGCCTGCACCAGCATCTTGGCGA CCTGCTCCTGACCAAGAAGGGAGCCGACGTGGTTTTCGATGTCGGCGGTCAGACGTTCGCAGCACACCGGTGCGTGCTCGCGGCCCGGTCACCAGCCTTCAGTGCAGAGCTCTTTGGAGCAATGAAGGAGAGCAACACCGCAGGTGTTATCCATGTAGACGACATGGAGGCTCAGGTCTTCAAGGCTTTGCTCTACTTTGTGTACACGGACTCATTGCCCAGGACAAAGAATACggaggaagaggatgaggaggaagatgTCATGTCTCAGCACCTGCTTATTGCAGCTGACAGATACAACTTGGATAGGCTCGAGCTGTTATGCGAAGA caagtTGTGCAAGTACATTGATGTGGACACAGTAGCTACCATACTGACGCTAGCTGAGCAACACCACTGCGAGGGGCTGAAGAAGGCATGCTTCTATTTTCTCAACACTCCTGCAAATCTGAGGATAGCCATGGCCACTGATGGCTTCAAGCATCTAAGCAGAAGCTGCCCGACCATCATGGAGGAGCTCATTACTAAGCTTATCACCTGA
- the LOC120651037 gene encoding uncharacterized protein LOC120651037 isoform X2, with amino-acid sequence MAVIEKKMNGRLDSPLHLTAFLLNPHYSYANPSIFDEPKMNEAFISCVEQFYYHDEEKQEQAANFELKKFQNREGPFSKKLARTFQNYDYNPASWWRLYGTETPALQKMATRILSLTSSSSGCERNWSGFEGIHTKKRNRLTTTRLNKLVYI; translated from the exons ATGGCTGTTATTGAGAAGAAGATGAATGGAAGACTTGATTCTCCATTGCATTTGACAGCTTTTTTGCTGAATCCACACTATAGCTATGCTAACCCATCAATCTTTGATGAGCCCAAAATGAATGAAGCCTTCATATCTTGTGTTGAGCAATTTTATTATCATGATGAGGAGAAACAAGAACAGGCTGCCAACTTTGAATtgaaaaaatttcagaatagAGAAGGACCATTTAGCAAGAAACTTGCAAGAACTTTTCAAAACTATGATTACAATCCAG CATCATGGTGGCGGTTATATGGAACTGAAACACCAGCTTTACAGAAGATGGCTACAAGGATATTATCTTTGACATCAAGCTCTTCTGGTTGtgaaagaaattggagtgggTTTGAAGGG ATACACACTAAGAAGAGAAATAGGCTGACTACAACCCGCCTCAACAAGTTGGTCTATATTTAG
- the LOC120651037 gene encoding uncharacterized protein LOC120651037 isoform X1 — protein MAVIEKKMNGRLDSPLHLTAFLLNPHYSYANPSIFDEPKMNEAFISCVEQFYYHDEEKQEQAANFELKKFQNREGPFSKKLARTFQNYDYNPGRASWWRLYGTETPALQKMATRILSLTSSSSGCERNWSGFEGIHTKKRNRLTTTRLNKLVYI, from the exons ATGGCTGTTATTGAGAAGAAGATGAATGGAAGACTTGATTCTCCATTGCATTTGACAGCTTTTTTGCTGAATCCACACTATAGCTATGCTAACCCATCAATCTTTGATGAGCCCAAAATGAATGAAGCCTTCATATCTTGTGTTGAGCAATTTTATTATCATGATGAGGAGAAACAAGAACAGGCTGCCAACTTTGAATtgaaaaaatttcagaatagAGAAGGACCATTTAGCAAGAAACTTGCAAGAACTTTTCAAAACTATGATTACAATCCAGGTAGAG CATCATGGTGGCGGTTATATGGAACTGAAACACCAGCTTTACAGAAGATGGCTACAAGGATATTATCTTTGACATCAAGCTCTTCTGGTTGtgaaagaaattggagtgggTTTGAAGGG ATACACACTAAGAAGAGAAATAGGCTGACTACAACCCGCCTCAACAAGTTGGTCTATATTTAG
- the LOC120651037 gene encoding uncharacterized protein LOC120651037 isoform X3, with protein MAVIEKKMNGRLDSPLHLTAFLLNPHYSYANPSIFDEPKMNEAFISCVEQFYYHDEEKQEQAANFELKKFQNREGPFSKKLARTFQNYDYNPGRASWWRLYGTETPALQKMATRILSLTSSSSGCERNWSGFEGRNRLTTTRLNKLVYI; from the exons ATGGCTGTTATTGAGAAGAAGATGAATGGAAGACTTGATTCTCCATTGCATTTGACAGCTTTTTTGCTGAATCCACACTATAGCTATGCTAACCCATCAATCTTTGATGAGCCCAAAATGAATGAAGCCTTCATATCTTGTGTTGAGCAATTTTATTATCATGATGAGGAGAAACAAGAACAGGCTGCCAACTTTGAATtgaaaaaatttcagaatagAGAAGGACCATTTAGCAAGAAACTTGCAAGAACTTTTCAAAACTATGATTACAATCCAGGTAGAG CATCATGGTGGCGGTTATATGGAACTGAAACACCAGCTTTACAGAAGATGGCTACAAGGATATTATCTTTGACATCAAGCTCTTCTGGTTGtgaaagaaattggagtgggTTTGAAGGG AGAAATAGGCTGACTACAACCCGCCTCAACAAGTTGGTCTATATTTAG
- the LOC120651037 gene encoding uncharacterized protein LOC120651037 isoform X4 yields the protein MAVIEKKMNGRLDSPLHLTAFLLNPHYSYANPSIFDEPKMNEAFISCVEQFYYHDEEKQEQAANFELKKFQNREGPFSKKLARTFQNYDYNPASWWRLYGTETPALQKMATRILSLTSSSSGCERNWSGFEGRNRLTTTRLNKLVYI from the exons ATGGCTGTTATTGAGAAGAAGATGAATGGAAGACTTGATTCTCCATTGCATTTGACAGCTTTTTTGCTGAATCCACACTATAGCTATGCTAACCCATCAATCTTTGATGAGCCCAAAATGAATGAAGCCTTCATATCTTGTGTTGAGCAATTTTATTATCATGATGAGGAGAAACAAGAACAGGCTGCCAACTTTGAATtgaaaaaatttcagaatagAGAAGGACCATTTAGCAAGAAACTTGCAAGAACTTTTCAAAACTATGATTACAATCCAG CATCATGGTGGCGGTTATATGGAACTGAAACACCAGCTTTACAGAAGATGGCTACAAGGATATTATCTTTGACATCAAGCTCTTCTGGTTGtgaaagaaattggagtgggTTTGAAGGG AGAAATAGGCTGACTACAACCCGCCTCAACAAGTTGGTCTATATTTAG
- the LOC120647898 gene encoding BTB/POZ and MATH domain-containing protein 2-like: protein MSSASGHRNPSRSVSSSTVIADNAAGYHDLKIDGYLTIKGFPTGVPIKSSPFTVGGHRWRICFFPNGDRAITVGPFSLSPEASPFLFLDEVVARPRWWFSVPPSDLHRHLADLLQSEKGADVVFQVGRETFPAHRCMLAARSPVFSAEFFGAMKESRTAAEVVQVNDMEAPVFKALLCFLYTDSLPEMRKEDEDVMGQHLLVAADRYDMERLKLMCEGKLCEYIDVGTAATILTLAEQHCCHGLKKACFHFLSDPEKLRAVMTSDGFKHLSRSCPSIKNDLMTMLAP from the exons ATGTCGTCCGCCTCCGGCCACCGCAATCCGTCGCGGTCCGTATCCTCCTCCACCGTCATCGCCGACAATGCAGCCGGGTACCACGACCTCAAGATCGACGGCTACCTCACCATCAAGGGCTTCCCTACCGGAGTTCCCATCAAGTCCAGCCCTTTCACCGTCGGCGGCCACCGCTGGCGGATTTGCTTCTTCCCCAACGGCGACCGCGCCATTACCGTGGGTCCCTTCTCCTTGTCGCCAGAGGCTtcacccttcctcttcctcgacGAGGTTGTGGCCAGGCCG CGGTGGTGGTTTTCCGTGCCCCCGTCCGACCTGCATCGGCACCTGGCTGACCTCCTCCAGAGCGAGAAGGGCGCCGATGTGGTGTTCCAGGTCGGGCGGGAGACGTTCCCGGCGCACCGGTGCATGCTGGCGGCTCGGTCGCCGGTCTTCAGTGCCGAGTTCTTCGGCGCCATGAAGGAGAGCCGCACCGCTGCAGAGGTGGTACAGGTAAACGACATGGAGGCGCCCGTGTTCAAGGCATTGCTCTGCTTCTTGTACACCGACTCATTGCCTGAGATGAGGAAGGAAGATGAAGATGTCATGGGCCAGCACCTACTTGTCGCCGCGGATAGGTATGATATGGAGAGGCTCAAGTTGATGTGTGAGGGTAAGCTGTGCGAGTACATTGATGTGGGCACGGCCGCAACCATCCTGACACTGGCTGAGCAGCACTGCTGCCATGGGCTGAAGAAGGCATGCTTTCATTTTCTTAGTGATCCAGAAAAGCTGAGGGCAGTCATGACTAGTGATGGTTTCAAGCATCTAAGCAGAAGCTGCCCGTCCATCAAGAACGATCTGATGACTATGCTCGCGCCTTAG